In Novosphingobium kaempferiae, the DNA window GTGTCGACCAGCGACCACGAGGTGACGAGCTGGCGGTCGACGATGTCGCGCGGACGCCACCAGCCGCCGGGCCAGGGATCGGGCATGTTCATCTGCGGCGTGTTGTCAGGTACCGCACGCTGGCCGCCCTTCAACTGGTCCGGATGGACGTAGAGCGGCGTGGCGAGGCTGGCGCTGGCGGATTCGTCCAGCATGCCGGTGATGTTGTGGAACGGCGTCAGCCAGTGGAAGCCGAAGTGGCCCCAGCCCGAATAGATGGCGTCGCCGATGCCGCCCGACAGCTTGGCCTTGTCGAGGTCGTAGGCCATGTTCGAGCCGTACCAGGTCATCTCGCGCCAGACGAGCGGATCGCCGAAGGGGCGGATCGGATCGGTATAGGGCGGGATCGAGATGCGCGGCGAATACTGGCCCATCTGGTGATGGTCGATGTACGCCTCGGGGATCCAGTCGCGGAACAGCACCGAGCCGAGCAGCTTCGATTCCGCCTGCGTCTGCATGAAGGCGTCGCGGTTGTTATCGTGGCCGACGTACTTCTGGTAGAGCCACGGCATCGCGCCGCCCTCGTAGGGCGTGCCGACATGCTTCATGTACCAGTCCTGCACCATGTCGTGCCCGTCCGGGTTGAGCGAGGGCATGACGATGGTGATGACGTTGTCGAGGATGCGCTGCGTGTCGGCATCGGTGCGCGTGACCATGCCGTGCGTGAATTCCACGGCGGTCAGCGACGAGCCGATCTCGCTGGAGTGCAGGTCGTAGGACTGAACGACGATCGCCTTGCCGTCGCGCACGATGGCCTCAAGCTCGTCCTGCGAGGAACCGCGCGGATCGGCCAGCTTGAGGTTCATCTGGCGATATTCCTCCAGCCGCGCGAGGTTCGCGGGGCTGGAGATGAACATGGCCAGGAACGGGCGGCCCTCGGTGGACTTGCCCAGTTCGACGATCTTGATCCGGTCGCTCGATTTCTCCAGCGCGCGGTAATAGTCGACCATCTTGGCATAGGGTTCAAGCTTGCGATCGGCGCCCATCTGATGGCCGAACCAGCTTTCCGGGGTCGGCACGGCGGACTGCGCCGAAACCGGGCCTGCGGTGGTGAACGCCAGCGCCATGGCCGCCGCGCAGAGTGCGACCGCGCTGCCTGATTTGAGGAACCTGCGCTGCGACTTACGTGCCAAACGCATCATGACTAACTCCATCGATCGGTGAAACGGTCAGGTGCGGCCGGGACCGAACTTCACGGTCCCGGCGCGCGGGAAGGTCAGAACTGCTTGGAAAGCGACATGAAGAAATTGCGCCCGAGGACGTCGTAGGTCGACGCATCATATGTTGCAGGAGTGTTGGAGTAGGACGGCGGTGCCTTGTTGAAGATGTTGGTCACGCCCGCCCGCAGCGAGACATCGCCTTCGAACTGGAAGCCGAGATTGAAGTCGAAGGCATGGTAGGCGGCGATGCCCTTCGGCGCGCTGGCCGAAGTCACCGAGTTCGAGTGGTCCATCTTGTCGATGAAGCGCCACACCAGCGAGGCGTCGAACTGATCGTCCGAGTAGCCGAGCGTGGTGTTCGCCTTCCACTTGGGATGCGAGATGCCCGCGTCGCTCTCGATCGTGAAGCCGATCGTGCCCGAATAGTCGTAAGTCGGGCCGCCCGGCAGGTTCTGCACCTTGAACTTGTCGAGGTAGCTGACGACGCTGCGGAACCGCAGCGTGCCGGGCGAGGCGATGCCGATGTCGTCGAGGCCGAGGCGCCAGTCGAACTGGACGTCGATGCCCTGCACCTCGAACGTGCCGAGGTTGAGCAGCGGCTGGCTGGTCGGCGGCTCCAGCGTGCCTTCCGGCGCGCGGGACAGCAGCTGGCAGTAATAGTTGTTGACGTCGTAAGTCGGGTTGGAAGAACCGTCGGCGTTGAAGCAGTACTGGACCGACTGCGACACCGCCAGGATGCCGATCGCGTCGCTGATCTTGATGTTGTACCAGTCGACCGACATGCTCATCCCGCTCAGGATCGGCGAAGTGAACGGCGAATTGAGCACGGCGCCGAACGACCAGGTGTCCGCGGTTTCCTCGTTGAGATCAGGGTTGCCGCCAGTCAGCGGGAAGATCTGCGAGGTGCCGACGAAGCCGGAGGTGGAGTCGCCGTAAGTGCTCGCGGTCATGCCCTGCGCGATGCACAACGCTCTGACCTGCGCCTCGTTCGCGCCTGCGCGATAGGAGGAACGGTAGTCGCAGGGATCGCCCGCCAGCACGGTGCGCGCCGCCTGGCCGATGCTGCTGCTGCCGGTCGAGATCGGCGCGTAGAGCTCGCCCACGCTCGGCGCGCGGATCGAGCGGTTGTAGCCGCCGCGCAGGCGCAGTTCGTCGAACACCTGCCAGTCGAAGTCGGCCTTGTAGGTGTGCGCGCCGCCGATCGAGTTGTAGTCCGAATAGCGGTAGCCGAGGTCGAGGTTGAACTGCTGCACCAGCGGCAGGTCATGCAGCACCGGCACCAGCATTTCGGCGAAGAGTTCCTTCACGTTCACGCTGCCGCCCGACGAGCGCAGCACCGAGAAGCCGATGATGTCGCTGGTGCCGTCGGGCTGGTTGAGTGCGTCGTCCGCCTTGAAGGTGAAGGAGTTCTTGCGGTAGCTGGCGCCCAGCGCGAAGCGCACGTCACCGGCGGGCAGCTTGAACAGGCCGCCCTGCATGGTGGCGGACACGATGTCCTGCTCCATGCGCGTGGTGTTGAGCGTGTCGCGCTTGACGTATTCGGCGCAGGCATCGGAAATCGGCAGGTTGCCGAAGATGTTGAAGTCCGTGCAGTTGCCGAGGCCGCCCGTGGGGCTGGCGAGCAGCGCCTCCATGCGCGAGAGGCTGAGGCCGCCGGTCTGGCCGTTGCGGAAGTTGGACGAACTGCGGCTGCCGTAGAATTCCCAGGTCAGGTCGCCGATGCCCAGCTTGCCGTTGAGGCCCGCCATGAACTGCCACACGTCGTAGTCGTAAGTCTGGCCGCGGTTGCCGATGGCGTTCCAGGCCTTGTAGAACTGGAAATCGGCAGTGGGATCGGCGCGCGATGCCAGGATCGTGCGCAGGTCATCGGGAACGAAGTAGCTGTTGTACGGAATATTCTGAAGATAGACGTTGTTAGACAGCGTCGTATTGACGATCGAATACTGCGAATAGGTCGTGTAGTTGAACTGCGCGAAGGCGGAGATATCGTCGGTCAGGTCGTAATCGGCCCGACCCATCGCCGAATAGCGCTCCATCTCGGACTGGATGTCGCCGCCGGTGAAGCCGAACTTGAACTGCTGTGCGGGACCGAAGATCGAATTGCCCGAACTGACGAAGTAGGCGTCGTCCGTCTCCACGCCCTTGAAGTTGACCACCGGCGCGTTGTTCGCGGTGTAGAGCGTCCCGTCGTTGTTGAAGCCGATCTGCGCGCCGCCGCTGTACAGCCGACTGCCGTTGCTGGCGACGAACGGGGCATAGCCGTACTGGCCCGCGAAGACCGAGTTGACTGCCGCCAGCGTCGGCTCGTTGCCGGTGAAAAGCGCGGAACCGTAAGGGTTTGCGGCGTTTCCGGTCTCGGTCGTGCGGTCCGGATACCAGGGGCGTTGGCGGCGCTTGGCGCGGTCACGCTTCGAGTAGTCGAGCGCAACGAAGGCACGGCCGCGTCCATCGTCGAAGTTGCCGCCGGCGACTGCGGAAATGCGGAAATTGCGGCCGTCTCCGTAGTTCGAGATACCCGTCTGGCTCTTGATGTTGAGCCCCGTGATGTTCGACTTCAGGCGGAAGTTGACGACGCCCGCCGTCGCGTCGGAACCGTAGGCGGTCGATGCGCCGCCGGTGATGACCTCGATATTGCCGATCACCGCTTCGGGGATCGTGTTGAGATCGACCGAGCCGTCCGGGTTCGACGGCTGCATCCGCTTGCCGTCGAGCAGGATCAGCGTGCGCTTGGAACCCAGGCCGCGCAGCGTCGCGTAAGCCTGGCCGCCGGACAGGCCGGTGCTGGTGGTGGAGGTGTTGCTCTGGCCCAGACCGCCCGCAAACTGCGGCATCTGCGACAGTGCGCGCTCCACCGTGAGCTGGCCGGTGGCCTCGATCTGCTCCTCGCCGACCGAGACGATCGGGCTGTTGGCCTTGTAGTCCGGCCGCGCGATCAGCGACCCGGTGACGACGATTTCCTCGGCGACGTTTTCTTCCGCCGGAGCGTCCTGCGCCATGGCGGCCTGCCCCAGCGGCAATGCCAGAGCGGAACTTCCTGCGGCGATGAAAAGTGCAGTGCGCAGACGATCGATGCGCCAATGGCGCTGATTGAGACTGTCCATCATGGGCTCATCCCCTTTTGCTGAGCGACACGAACTGAACACCCTCTCCAATTTTATTGTTATGGTTGTGCCCTGTGCGGTTTGGATATTTTGATTGAGGTGCAAGAATCCACTTCCGAAAGCACAGTAAAGTGCATCGAAATACGCGCGCTTCTTCGCTCTCCACACGGATAAACGTGTGCAGATTCGCGCCTGGCCTTGATGGCTCTGTTTATGGAGATTTGGATATTTCTTCGTCAGTCCAGCTGGATTCGTTAGCTGGTCTGTCCACCCGCACCAAGAGTGACTCATGTAGGATTTATGTCAAGCGGAATTTCTTTTTAGTGGTCCACTATGCTGGATTTTATCCGCAGAGCGGTGGACGGGAATTTCTAGTCATTGTTTTATCAAGGAAATATCGAGTCCCGCGATCGTTGCCGGAATGTGAAAACCCGCACCGAAGACTGTGTCCGGTGATTCGTTTTGGAAACAGTCAGGCGCCCGGGACGGCGGGAACGACGTCGAAGGCGATGGTGGTGCGCAGGCCCTCGCCGGTGAACGGAACGGTGCCGTGCCACATGTAGGACGGGAAAAGCGCGAGCGTTCCGGGCTGCGGGCGCACATGGAACTGCGCGTCCAGATCGACCATCCCCGGCTGCCCGAAGGCGAGCCATCCTTCGCGCGTACCGGACGCCCCCTCCTGCGGCAGATCCACGTAGAACGCCGAGGAAATCCAGCCCTGCGGATGGACATGCGGCAGATGACGGCCACCCGGCCGCAACCGCACGGACCACATCCCGGCAAACCTTCGCCCCTTCCCGAGCCGGGCGCGCAGCACGTCGTCGCCAGTGCCAAGGCTCGCCAGATAGCCGTCGATCACCGGCGCCAGCGCTTCCGGGAAAGCGTGCAGGGCCGGGTCTTCGGAACGCAGCAGGTTGCTGCCCGTCTGCGTCCCTTCCCGCAGCGACTGGTCGAGCGGATGGGCGCGAAAGCCGTGCAGCGCCTTGAGCGCATCGAGCAGGTCGGCGAGGTAGGTTGCGAGGCTCGGCCAGCCCTTCGGAGCCTCGATGGACGCCGCGCGCACGAAGCGGTCGTAGTCGTAGAATTCTGCCGCGCGCGCATCGTCCCGCAACCGCCATGCGGTCCAGCGCGCGGCGATAAGCCCCTGATCGAGCGGAGTTTCCGCCAGCAGCGAATCCAGCAGGACAAGCGCACCCCCCGCCTCCCGGTTGGCTAGGAGTGCATCCGCCAGTTGCCGCATCGCGGGCCGCGAACCCGGCGCGAGAGAAGCCGCACGCCGCGCATGGTCGAGCGCGCGTTGGGCGTCGAACTGCATCGCCAAGGTCGCGGCAGTGGCCTGCGCCTGCGGGTCCGCCGGGTCCATGTGCGCCGCAAGCAGCGCGTGCCCTTCGCGCGCCATGCCCGCCGAAGCGAGGAACGCGGACTTGAGCATGGCGACAGCGCCGCGCGGCAATCCCCTGGCATCGGCATCAAGCCGCGCCAGCACCGCGTCGATCCCCTCGCCCGCCATCCACGCAAGCTGCGCCCGGTCGCGCAAGGCGTCGAAGTAACCGGGACGCAGCGCCAGCGCGGCGGCGAACGCGGCGTCGGCTTCCGCGATCCGGTTCTGGCTCTGGAGCGCGCGGGCAAGGACCAGCCGCGTCTCGGGCGCGGCGCTGCCCAGCGCGATGGCCCGGCGCGCTTCCGCCTCGGCCTGCGCGGCATGGCCCGCATCGCCCAGCGCAGCGGCAAGGTTGTGGTGCGTCGCCGCCTTGCCCGGATAGAGCGCCGCGATCCGCCGCCGTTCGGCGAGCCGCTCGTCAGGCCGGTCGAGCGCCTGCCACGCCCGCGCGCGTTCGGCGAGCAGAGGCTGGGACGGACGCGCAGCCTTCGCCGCAGCATCGGTACAGCGCAGCGCCGCGACATGATCCGCCGCAGCATTGAGCAGGCGCGCCAGTTCCACGGCGGCATCGTCGAATGCAGGCTCGGCCGCGAGCGCCTGCGTCTGGCAGCACCGCGCGCCTTGCGCATCACCGCCCAGCCGCGCGATCACGCCCTTGAGGTGCCAGGCCCGCGCCGATGTCGTCCGGTCCGGATTGCTGCGCAGCATGGCGTCGAGCACGGCCGATGCCTGCGCCCGTTGGCCCAGCCGTATCAGTTCCGCCGCCCTGCCAAGTCCCGCGTTCGACAAAGTCCAGTCCTCTTGCGCGCCTATTCGCGCGAGAGTGCCGCGATGATCGCCGCCAATGCAACCCCGCTGCATCGCAGCATGGGCGGCTAACGTCAGGACATGACGATCAGCAGCGCTTCCGCCCGCGTATCGGTCATGTTGCGGATGGCGTGGGGAAGGTCCGCCGGATAGCGCGCGACAGCCCCTTGCCCGACGAGCGCGGTGGTCTCCGCGCAAGTGACGACCATCTCGCCGGACAGCACGGTCAGGTGTTCGTTGCTTCCCGCCGCATGCGGGTCAGAGACCAGTTCAGCGTGGGGCTCGAGGGTCAGGTGATAGAATTCGAACTGGCCGACGCTCTGCGCGGGGCTCAGGATCTTGAGCAGGCAGCGCCCGTCCTCCGTGCGGATTTCGGGCACGAAGCTGGCGGCGGTCATCTCGATCTTGCCGCGCCGCTCGACGTGCTTGCCGCCGACGAACTCGCCGATCTCGACGCCGAGCGCCTTCGACAGATGCCACACCGTCGCCAGTGTGGGATTGGCCTGCCCGCGCTCGATCTGCGAGAGCATGGAGCGCGATACGCCAGAATTCGCCGCGAGCGCATCAAGTGTAAGCCCCTGCTCCTTGCGTAGCTGGTGGAGCTTCGGACCGATCGCCGGGGGGTCGCCTTTGACTAGCATGACACCTCACGAGAGTATGCGATTGCCACTGGATTGGACAGAATATCGAAAAGGCGTCTCGTGGTCCCGCAGATTTCGAGGATGACCGGAAACGCATTAGGGAATGATGAATGAAGTGGTCTTGCCTGCATGGTACGATTGCTTGGCTGCACGCGACGGCCGCATGCCCAACGTCGCGGACAGGCTGAAACCGTAAGCGTGGGAACGAGTGCCGGCGTTCGAGGACGAGAGGCCGACATCGGCACAGGCCCACCCGCCCGTGCATCCAGAACCTCCACCCTATCACGGAAGTCGCCGCCTGCAATAGCGTGGATTTCCCGTTGCATGCGCCCACGACCCTCGCGAACATCGCGGCGTGCTTTCCAGATTCGCCATCTATTTCGACGAAGTCGCCCGGCGCGGCTCGATCCGGCGTGCGTCGGAGTTCCTGAACGTCGCCTCCTCGGCGGTGGACCGCCAGATCCTGAAGATGGAGGCGGAGCTTGACGTGCCACTGTTCGAGCGGCGACCGCACGGGCTGCGGCTGACGGCTGCGGGCGAGGTACTGGTCGGGCTGGTGCGGCGATGGCGGCGGGAACTGGCGATCGCGCAGGCGCAGATCGACGAGCTGCGCGGGATGCGACGCGGCGAGGTGACACTGGCGCTGGCGGAGGGCAGCGCCGAACTGGTCAGCCGCGTGCTGCTGTCGTTCCGCAACCGCTATCCGGGGATCATCTTCCACCTGCGCATCGCGCCATCGCAGGCAATCGTCGATCTGGTGCTGTCATCCGAGGTCGACGTCGGCGTGACCTACAACCCGCCCGACCGGCAGGACTTGCGGGTGGAGCGTGCCATCGTCTCGCAGATCGGTGCGGTGCTGGCGCCCGACCATCCGCTCGCCGGGGAGAGCGAGGTGACGCTGGCGCAGTGCGCTGACTATCCGCTGGTGGGGCCGGACGAAGGCCATTCGCTGCGTGCGGTGATCGACAAGGCCTGGTCCACCAATGTCGACGGGATGCCGCGCTTCTCCGCCAGCGCCAATTCGGTGGAGCTTATCAAGGCGCTCGTCATCGGGCGGATCGGCATCGGCCTGCTGACCCCGCTCGACATCGTGTCCGAAGTGGAACGCAGGGTGCTGAAGTTCGTGCCGCTGACGGGTTCAGGCATTCCGCTGTCGGTGCTGTCGATCATCAGTGCCTCGGGACGGCAGTTGTCGCCGCCCGCAGCGCTGATGCTGCGCCACTTCGCCGACGGGTCCATCGACAATTGACCGCCTGATGGTGGTTTGCCTTTTTTCGATCCGCGATGCCGCAAAATTGCTCTGGAATAGAGCGCTCGCACCTGCAACAAATTCTGCAGGGATCAATCGACAGGGCGGGCAATCACCATGAGGGGGACTGTTGACCGGCGCGCGTTGCTCGGCAGGGGGCTGGGCTCCGGCCTTGCCTTTGCCGCGTTGGGCGGCGGGCTGGCCGGTTGCGCGCGGTCCGGGGCAAAGGCCGACGAGGATCTGGGCGCGGCGCGCTCGGTCGCCTTCGCCATCGGCACGCCGGGGTCCGACTTCGTTCACGAGATTTCGCTGGGTTGCGCCGATGCCGCAGAGGCGCTGGGCTGGCGCTTCACCCGCGTGCTCAATGCGCAGCCGACGCCCGATGCCCACGTCAACGCGATCCGGCAGGCCGTGACCGCGCGCAACGACGTGGTGGTTACGGTGGACTGGTATCAGGCCGTGGTCGAGGAAGTGGCGCGCGCACAGCCGCAGGGCACGCGCTTCGCGATGGTGAACTCGCTCAACAATGCGGCGGATATGGCGAAGTACGGCGTGCCGTTCTCCGGCCAGAACCCGAGCGACGTCGGCCGCATGCTCGGTGCGCGCATGGCGCAGGAACTGGGCAGGCGCGGGACGACGCAGGGCGCGGTGCTGGTGGGCAACCCGTTCCCCGGCTCGCTCAACGTCGAGCAGCGCATCGCCGGTATCGCCGAGGGGCTGAAGGCGCAGCCGGGCCTGCGCATGGTCAGCTTCGCCGATGGCTCTGCCGCCGATGCGGCGACTTCGGTGGCGCTCTACAAGGCCAAGATCCGGGAGACCGGCGAGGTCGTCGGCCACGCGGCGGCGAGCGGCGAGATGGGCGCGGTGCCGCTGCTCAAGGCGCTGGACGAACTGGGCGGACCTGCGCCGCTCGTCGCCAGCACCGTCAGCAGCCTCAAGATGCTCGATTTCGTAAAGCAGGGCCGCGTCGCCTTCGCGCTGGACGAGAACCTCTACATGCAGGGTTTCAGCGCGGTCATGCTGGCGTGGT includes these proteins:
- a CDS encoding helix-turn-helix domain-containing protein; amino-acid sequence: MLVKGDPPAIGPKLHQLRKEQGLTLDALAANSGVSRSMLSQIERGQANPTLATVWHLSKALGVEIGEFVGGKHVERRGKIEMTAASFVPEIRTEDGRCLLKILSPAQSVGQFEFYHLTLEPHAELVSDPHAAGSNEHLTVLSGEMVVTCAETTALVGQGAVARYPADLPHAIRNMTDTRAEALLIVMS
- a CDS encoding putative 2OG-Fe(II) oxygenase, which produces MSNAGLGRAAELIRLGQRAQASAVLDAMLRSNPDRTTSARAWHLKGVIARLGGDAQGARCCQTQALAAEPAFDDAAVELARLLNAAADHVAALRCTDAAAKAARPSQPLLAERARAWQALDRPDERLAERRRIAALYPGKAATHHNLAAALGDAGHAAQAEAEARRAIALGSAAPETRLVLARALQSQNRIAEADAAFAAALALRPGYFDALRDRAQLAWMAGEGIDAVLARLDADARGLPRGAVAMLKSAFLASAGMAREGHALLAAHMDPADPQAQATAATLAMQFDAQRALDHARRAASLAPGSRPAMRQLADALLANREAGGALVLLDSLLAETPLDQGLIAARWTAWRLRDDARAAEFYDYDRFVRAASIEAPKGWPSLATYLADLLDALKALHGFRAHPLDQSLREGTQTGSNLLRSEDPALHAFPEALAPVIDGYLASLGTGDDVLRARLGKGRRFAGMWSVRLRPGGRHLPHVHPQGWISSAFYVDLPQEGASGTREGWLAFGQPGMVDLDAQFHVRPQPGTLALFPSYMWHGTVPFTGEGLRTTIAFDVVPAVPGA
- a CDS encoding LysR family transcriptional regulator, whose product is MLSRFAIYFDEVARRGSIRRASEFLNVASSAVDRQILKMEAELDVPLFERRPHGLRLTAAGEVLVGLVRRWRRELAIAQAQIDELRGMRRGEVTLALAEGSAELVSRVLLSFRNRYPGIIFHLRIAPSQAIVDLVLSSEVDVGVTYNPPDRQDLRVERAIVSQIGAVLAPDHPLAGESEVTLAQCADYPLVGPDEGHSLRAVIDKAWSTNVDGMPRFSASANSVELIKALVIGRIGIGLLTPLDIVSEVERRVLKFVPLTGSGIPLSVLSIISASGRQLSPPAALMLRHFADGSIDN
- a CDS encoding sugar ABC transporter substrate-binding protein → MRGTVDRRALLGRGLGSGLAFAALGGGLAGCARSGAKADEDLGAARSVAFAIGTPGSDFVHEISLGCADAAEALGWRFTRVLNAQPTPDAHVNAIRQAVTARNDVVVTVDWYQAVVEEVARAQPQGTRFAMVNSLNNAADMAKYGVPFSGQNPSDVGRMLGARMAQELGRRGTTQGAVLVGNPFPGSLNVEQRIAGIAEGLKAQPGLRMVSFADGSAADAATSVALYKAKIRETGEVVGHAAASGEMGAVPLLKALDELGGPAPLVASTVSSLKMLDFVKQGRVAFALDENLYMQGFSAVMLAWSAMERGLAPLQTAPGCTWVEAGNVDAMIAGYRKRKEAAKAHGLS
- a CDS encoding TonB-dependent receptor plug domain-containing protein; the protein is MMDSLNQRHWRIDRLRTALFIAAGSSALALPLGQAAMAQDAPAEENVAEEIVVTGSLIARPDYKANSPIVSVGEEQIEATGQLTVERALSQMPQFAGGLGQSNTSTTSTGLSGGQAYATLRGLGSKRTLILLDGKRMQPSNPDGSVDLNTIPEAVIGNIEVITGGASTAYGSDATAGVVNFRLKSNITGLNIKSQTGISNYGDGRNFRISAVAGGNFDDGRGRAFVALDYSKRDRAKRRQRPWYPDRTTETGNAANPYGSALFTGNEPTLAAVNSVFAGQYGYAPFVASNGSRLYSGGAQIGFNNDGTLYTANNAPVVNFKGVETDDAYFVSSGNSIFGPAQQFKFGFTGGDIQSEMERYSAMGRADYDLTDDISAFAQFNYTTYSQYSIVNTTLSNNVYLQNIPYNSYFVPDDLRTILASRADPTADFQFYKAWNAIGNRGQTYDYDVWQFMAGLNGKLGIGDLTWEFYGSRSSSNFRNGQTGGLSLSRMEALLASPTGGLGNCTDFNIFGNLPISDACAEYVKRDTLNTTRMEQDIVSATMQGGLFKLPAGDVRFALGASYRKNSFTFKADDALNQPDGTSDIIGFSVLRSSGGSVNVKELFAEMLVPVLHDLPLVQQFNLDLGYRYSDYNSIGGAHTYKADFDWQVFDELRLRGGYNRSIRAPSVGELYAPISTGSSSIGQAARTVLAGDPCDYRSSYRAGANEAQVRALCIAQGMTASTYGDSTSGFVGTSQIFPLTGGNPDLNEETADTWSFGAVLNSPFTSPILSGMSMSVDWYNIKISDAIGILAVSQSVQYCFNADGSSNPTYDVNNYYCQLLSRAPEGTLEPPTSQPLLNLGTFEVQGIDVQFDWRLGLDDIGIASPGTLRFRSVVSYLDKFKVQNLPGGPTYDYSGTIGFTIESDAGISHPKWKANTTLGYSDDQFDASLVWRFIDKMDHSNSVTSASAPKGIAAYHAFDFNLGFQFEGDVSLRAGVTNIFNKAPPSYSNTPATYDASTYDVLGRNFFMSLSKQF